Proteins encoded within one genomic window of Hevea brasiliensis isolate MT/VB/25A 57/8 chromosome 8, ASM3005281v1, whole genome shotgun sequence:
- the LOC110667516 gene encoding metacaspase-1-like, which produces MLDAIGLRRTKWKRLSLNTNVTAIQCPPCHEISPNPGNEGSSSCVREQDRGSLIGNIALNYKDKTPAYDPDGEESKLNRKPNICRRCSVTTNVAEIQCIARERVSEKLTNSSLTCNYSPLDSSVLSSYEHKPRPRKRALLVGVTYKNSKYKLKRTVNDVKNMRNLLINSFGFNPQNIIVLTEDEKEPGLTPTKKNIKIYLKWLVHDCQAGDSLVFYFSGLGLRRPDLNLEEWDGFEETICPVDFIKEGLILANDINNTIVWPLPKGVTLHAIADACHSGTILDLVYVYDRER; this is translated from the exons ATGCTGGACGCAATCGGATTGAGACGCACAAAATGGAAGCGATTGAGCCTGAATACGAATGTTACAGCAATTCAGTGCCCACCTTGCCATGAAATTAGTCCAAATCCAGGGAATGAGGGATCCAGTAGCTGCGTTAGAGAACAAGATAGAGGTAGCCTTATTGGAAATATTGCTCTCAACTACAAAGATAAGACGCCTGCCTATGACCCTGATGGGGAGGAATCCAAGTTGAATCGAAAACCAAACATTTGCAGAAGATGCTCAGTGACAACAAATGTTGCAGAAATCCAATGCATAGCACGCGAAAGAGTTAGTGAAAAACTTACCAACTCATCATTGACTTGCAATTATTCTCCTTTAGATTCGTCAGTACTATCGTCGTACGAACATAAGCCGAGACCAAGAAAACGGGCACTGCTTGTCGGGGTGACTTACAAGAACAGCAAGTACAAGCTTAAGCGAACTGTGAATGATGTCAAGAATATGAGAAATTTATTGATCAATAGCTTCGGTTTCAATCCACAGAACATCATCGTTCTCACAG AAGATGAGAAAGAACCAGGTCTAACTCCTACAAAGAAAAACATCAAGATATACTTAAAATGGCTTGTTCATGATTGCCAGGCTGGTGACTCTCTGGTGTTTTATTTCTCCGGCCTTGGCTTGCGACGACCAGATCTCAATTTGGAGGAATGGGATGGGTTTGAAGAAACTATTTGTCCAGTTGATTTCATTAAAGAAGGACTGATTCTTGCTAatgatattaataacactattgtTTGGCCGCTTCCTAAAGGGGTCACTCTTCATGCTATTGCTGATGCTTGTCACAGCGGAACGATCCTCGATCTTGTCTATGTTTACGACAGAGAAAGGTAA